In one Apostichopus japonicus isolate 1M-3 chromosome 18, ASM3797524v1, whole genome shotgun sequence genomic region, the following are encoded:
- the LOC139958351 gene encoding uncharacterized protein has translation MPPPPPPPPPGPPPPPGPGKKKAPPKSSGAGRGALLSQIQKGKKLNKAVTNDRSTPLVGGVKSSGPPSHSNSAPSSHSSSSGSTGGGGGAPPGPFGLDLTSVRLRSTRPNASNGPRPPGPRIPPSSGPRFPSPSQGPAFPTAGGFKPGKQGGPGGRSNQMPPPPPPSRDPPGSNRPTQNRLQNGNLPPPPPPSSNRPNRNSNPLPPPPPQGSRGGPNNRGLPRPPSFVTKGNLPPPPPPGRLPGDSSNNPPPPPPSRLPPPMNGGTPPPPPPNRPPPGRGNRPPPPVRDPPGKEPSRSMPPPPPPARNPDRPGLPPPPSRGGPPPPPPGRNGPPPPPPVGGRGSLPPPPPGRVGPPPPPPSRDSRAPDRSSRVSLQNGDLPGEAFENRFKFNNPSQFPKPPAFKKTPKTYPTKVQANRQRKPGHQSRGAPPSPPRH, from the exons atgcctcccccaccccctccaccaccacccGGGCCACCTCCTCCCCCTGGCCCTGGAAAGAAAAAAGCGCCACCAAAGAGCTCAGGAGCAGGCAGGGGAGCTCTTTTATCCCAGATacagaagggaaaaaaactAAACAAAGCAGTGACCAATGACAGAAGTACTCCACTGGTCGGAG GTGTGAAATCATCAGGGCCACCATCACACAGTAACTCCGCACCATCATCACACAGTAGCTCAAGTGGATCCACGGGTGGTGGTGGCGGAGCACCACCTGGCCCATTTGGCCTCGATTTGACTAGTGTGCGGTTAAGATCGACAAGACCAAATG CCTCAAATGGCCCTAGGCCTCCTGGACCAAGGATTCCTCCAAGTTCAGGTCCAAGATTCCCATCACCATCTCAGGGCCCAGCCTTTCCGACCGCCGGTGGTTTTAAACCTGGAAAACAGGGAGGGCCAGGAGGAAGGTCAAATCAAatgccaccaccaccaccaccatccaGAGATCCTCCAGGCAGCAACAGACCAACTCAGAACAGGCTACAAAATGGCAACCTTccgccaccccctcccccctcgtcGAATAGACCCAACAGAAATTCTAATCCTCTACCACCTCCACCGCCGCAAGGCTCTAGAGGTGGTCCAAATAATCGAGGGTTACCCCGCCCTCCATCGTTTGTGACGAAGGGAAatctaccaccaccaccaccaccaggTAGACTCCCGGGTGATAGTAGTAATAATCCACCTCCCCCGCCTCCCTCAAGACTCCCTCCACCCATGAACGGTGGTacacctcctccccctccacctAATAGACCCCCGCCCGGTAGAGGTAATAGACCTCCACCTCCTGTAAGGGACCCCCCAGGAAAGGAACCCTCTAGGTCGATgccacctcctccccctcctgcAAGGAATCCAGACAGGCCTGGACTTCCTCCACCACCATCGAGGGGTGGccctccaccaccaccaccaggAAGGAATGGTccaccaccacctcctcctGTAGGGGGAAGAGGTAGTCTACCTCCACCCCCACCAGGTAGAGTGGGTCCTCCACCTCCGCCACCATCTAGAGATAGCCGTGCTCCGGATCGGTCTTCGAGAGTTTCATTACAAAATGGTGACTTACCAGGAGAAG CCTTTGAAAATCGTTTTAAATTCAATAATCCAAGTCAATTTCCAAAACCACCTGCTTTCAAGAAAACGCCGAAGACCTACCCAACAAAGGTTCAAGCAAATAGGCAAA GGAAACCAGGACATCAATCAAGAGGAGCTCCACCATCTCCCCCCAGACACTGA